The Parabacteroides timonensis sequence GGGCCTTGGGTGAAGCAATGGCGAAAGAGTTGACAGTTGACAAGTGACAGTTGACAGTTAAAAGAGTAGATCTAAAAAAACTATTAATAACCTAATCAGTTCCGGTTCGCGGAAGAGGGTGACTATATCTGTCACTTGTCAACTGTCAACTGTCAACTGAAAAAAGACAAACGTTATGAGACTAATTATTGAACCAGATTATGAGCAACTCTCGAAATGGGCTGCTAATTATGTAGCTGCAAAGATTAAGAAAGCTAATCCGACAGCTGAAAAACCTTTTGTTTTGGGATTGCCTACCGGATCGTCTCCTCTGGGTATGTACAAGAACTTGATCGAATTGAACAAGCAGGGTGTTATCTCCTTCCAGAATATCATCACTTTCAACATGGATGAATATGTAGGATTGCCGAAAGATCATCCGGAAAGCTATCATTCGTTCATGTGGAACAACTTCTTCAGTCATGTTGACATCAAGCCGGAGAATGTAAATATCCTGAACGGTAACGCTCCTGACCTGGAAGCCGAATGTGCTGCTTACGAAGCAAAGATGAAAGCGGTAGGTGGTGTAGACCTGTTCCTGGGTGGTATCGGTCCTGACGGTCATATCGCATTCAACGAACCGGGTTCTTCTTTGTCTTCACGTACTCGTGTAAAGTCTCTCACTACCGACACGATCATCG is a genomic window containing:
- the nagB gene encoding glucosamine-6-phosphate deaminase: MRLIIEPDYEQLSKWAANYVAAKIKKANPTAEKPFVLGLPTGSSPLGMYKNLIELNKQGVISFQNIITFNMDEYVGLPKDHPESYHSFMWNNFFSHVDIKPENVNILNGNAPDLEAECAAYEAKMKAVGGVDLFLGGIGPDGHIAFNEPGSSLSSRTRVKSLTTDTIIANSRFFDNDVNKVPKTSVTVGVGTVLDAKEVLIMVNGHNKARALQQAVEGSINQMWTITALQMHPKGIIVADEAACAEIKVGTYNYFKDIEKDNLCPCSLLK